GCATTCTAGGGGAGATCTGAACGAACGATGATGCCCGTTCCGCTTATACTACGGGATCGGAATTCCCAAGGACGGCGTGCTGAACAATCCCGATTCACTGGGGTTGGAACTTGTGACGCTGCTGGCAGAGAAGCTGGACGGCAGCACGGAACTCCGCAGTGGCGCCGGTACAGAATGGCAGATTCGCTTTCAGCAACTGCAATATTCAGAAAGGGTGTGAACGCCATGGAGCCAGCCAGCATCTTGATCGTGGAAGATGAACCCGTTGTGGCAAAGGACATTCAGTTGAGCCTGCAACGCTTAGGCTATCGCGTGCCGGCTACGGCAACCTCGGGAGAGGAAGCGATCCGTAAAGCCGACGATATGCACCCCGACCTGATTTTGATGGATATCGTGTTGAAGGGGAAAATGGACGGAGTGGAAACCGCCCTCCAGATTCAGCGCAAACAGGATGTGCCGGTCATCTACCTCACGGCCTATGCCGACAACCACACGCTGGAGCGCGCCAAAGTGACGTCTCCGGCCGGCTACATGTTGAAGCCGTATCAGGCACACGAACTGAGGCCCACGATTGAACTGGCGCTGCATCGTGCCCAGCATGAGCGGCACATGCGCGAGCGCTTGCGGTGGATTGCCACGACCATGCGTTGCATCGGCGACGGCATCGTGACGACCGATCGCGGCGGGCGAGTGGCCTATATGAATCCCGCCGCCGAGAGCCTGACGGGGTGGAGTCAGGACGATGCGGCAGGCATGGGCGTGACGGCGCTCCTGGGTTTTCACGAAGCCG
This genomic window from Nitrospira sp. contains:
- a CDS encoding response regulator codes for the protein MEPASILIVEDEPVVAKDIQLSLQRLGYRVPATATSGEEAIRKADDMHPDLILMDIVLKGKMDGVETALQIQRKQDVPVIYLTAYADNHTLERAKVTSPAGYMLKPYQAHELRPTIELALHRAQHERHMRERLRWIATTMRCIGDGIVTTDRGGRVAYMNPAAESLTGWSQDDAAGMGVTALLGFHEAGPGYESESPVQQAMTQVRIVAIEEALLISKQGGRRTIRGSVAPVADDGGSVLGAVLVFHETASGERGLQASEKQGDTLWKMDARLGRPQGIINLCSWCKRVPDESGEWYDLATFIAERSAIQFNGGLCPECMDQCFPCDGRHK